aacttgggtcatgttgaattaactaaactttcttgcgtgaacagaggattggctagaaatattgcatgccatgttaggttgatctcgtataaactaagttgccatgtggattcgtttttaaacttttacacttatacttatacttatgcttaaacttgtatactcgcctttgcttttgcattgaattgtattttaaacatgttacaggttgatgatgacgatgctatgaaaagaagtagcgttgatgcctagatacacatatagacatTTAGGTTTAATAGGTTgaatcaattttgattatgttgttacgtatttcctttgaacatgttgttatttgaatttccttgtATGTTTGACAATCTatctatgaaatgaaatcggtttattaaatattgtcacaaatagcgttatgatgtctctagcaatcttcacacttcgtctcatcccgatgtttccgccattggttggggtgtgacagattggtatcagagccataactatagggaattaggaaaattgctatgcttttgccctagtctatagttttaggaactttgtctcttatttgttgtttaaaacttttgtactctaccatgcatgcttcctaggtacacttcttgttattaaatttatgcgcctttcctaaggctaacacgaatacacttatgctattttatactcttgtaacatcaacgagacaactttaccaaaataggcgtgaaacccacaatttggtaaacgactctcactctacctttaatctattttttgcacgaaatttcaccattaagctaggagtgacatccacaacttaatggtaatttccatttcaactctagtggacccttgtcaaagtgtcaaaattttattttggccgacaagtaccaaccacatttagggtacgaaatcgtcaagttaggggtgaaacccgcatcttgtcgattaagtcccattccttgatttttattctcgccaaagtcccgaatgttccaatcatttagagatgtgtagtaaccggaagggtaagataccgttaatcgcttctcgacgagagtatcttacttataggccaaagcacaatatctctaaatcgaaaggactttcgacctactttggaattgtcgacgtttctctacccgaaacaatcctatgttttattgagcctctctttatgtatctcaatttatatgtgattttatacttgaacgttcattcatttcgaaatgtcgttttaatcatttcgcacgttaccgcaatcacaaacaataataattctcgtgaacaaactaaatttataccctctttacgcaacttatgtgttatacttgttgaatgcatgtggaaacttatgctctatgtgaactttacttgatacatgaacatttacttgcttttacatacacaaaccttattttcaactaatgatcaagtctcatcctttccttctctttttcaatcttttagaTGTCGTCTAGTTCCTCCAAGAGACGcaagtcaaagaagggttcgactTCCACCGCCATGTCTCAAAAAGATTGCATGAAATTTATGGCCAAGCAATTTGCTAAAGTCCTACCCGACATCGTTAGCAAGATTCAAACCGATTCACCGCATGGCTCTGTTGACTCAAAGGCAGACAAACCCAAACCGACCTTCCAGTTTaagcaattcatggcttgtaaacccttagaatttactggcaagaatggcgctaccgccatgatgaactggtttgatgccatcgagcttaccttcttgcaaagtggttgccctgacgaactaagaaccttgaatgcaactggggtgtttcgtgaaaaggcacttgagtggtggacgactgaacgtaacaaaagaggaaacgaggtcgcacatgctatgccttgggacgatctcaaacagctcatgaaagaccacttctgtccccctcatgaactccaaaaattggagaacgaattttggaaccttactcaaaaggggagtgacatggatggccTGATTACGCGCTTTAAACAACTCAGTGTTCTTTGCCCTGGACAGGTTGAGACCGTTCCTAAGACCATAGCCAAATTCGTTCGTTGTGTTGCACCTCCCCTGACAAACCACCTTGCCTCTGCCAATCCCCAAACCATTGAAGATGCTTTTCGTATAGCCACGGAACTTAACAACAACTGCGTTATCCATGGAACCTATGATAAAGTTTCAACGAAGAATGCACGCCAAGCTACAACTGAAACTACCACTGTTGAGCCCTCACCCTCCCAATCGTCCAAGaaaaaccaaggcaagaagcggaaggcttcgagccaaaattgtgcggtcgtcactccgccaaaccctcAACCCTTACAAGCCTTAGCCGCCGTTGCACCCGCAAACACCGAACCACCAAAACAAGGTTATGTTGGAACTCATCCCAAATGCACCACCTGTCTGTTCCATCATCCTGCCAACGTACCCTGTCGCAAATGTGCCAACTGTCAGAGGTATGGTCATTTTGCTAACCGATGCCGAAACTTCCCGCAAGCTTCAAATGCCCCTGTGCGAGCATGCTACAAGTGCGGCGACCTCAATCATCTCGCCAATGTTTGTCCCCAATGCTATCAAcctcaacaacagcagcaactacagcaaccgcaacaaccaccACATCAGCAACAACAAGCTCAGCAACCTGCTAGAGGCCGAGCTTTTGTCATCACCGCTGCTCAGGCTCAAAACGCAAACGACGTCATTACCGGTACATTTCTTGTGAACCATATTTACGCTTCTtgtctatttgatactggcgccgataagagttttgtgtcgctAGAATTCGAGCAATTGCttaagtgtaaacgctctaagttgccaaaatctttcgctgtcgaagtcgcTAATGGTAAATCCGTCACTGTTGATTCCGTTCTTCCCAATTGTTCCTTGATTCTCAACGATCATACGTTTTCGATCAACcttatacctatgcaaatgggtagctttgacatcatagtaggcatggactggcttaggcgagttcgtgctgaagttgtttgttctgaaaagtttatccgccttcctcttccaaacggtgattctctacacgtctatggtgagaaaccttctcaaggtctcaagcttatgtcgtgtatccaagcgaacaaatgcttacgcaagggtaccttcgcttTTCTTgcccacattgtggaaaagaaggacaaaggcccaAGTATAAGCGATGTCCCTGtcgtacgtgattttcctgatgTATTTCCCGATgatcttcctggtccgcctcctgctcgttcggtcgactttcgaatcgatttagtgcctggcgctacgccCGTCGCTAAATCCCCCTATCGtctagcaccctctgagatgcaagagctctcgagtcaacttcaagagcttcttgacaaaggctttatacgccctagtacttctccttggggcgctcccgttttgtttgtcaaaaagaaagatggatcatttcgtatgtgtattgactatcgtgagctcaacaagcttactatcaaaaaccgataccctcttcctcgcattgatgacctcttcgatcaattgcaaggcgcgacctgcttttcaaagatcgatcttcgttctgggtatcatcaacttcgagtactcgaagaagatgtacctaaaaccgctttccgtacacgttatggtcattacgagttcgtggtcatgccctttggtttaaccaacgcacttgctgttttcatggatttaatgaaccgcgtgtgctaagcatacttggaccgttttgtgatcgtcttcatcgacgatattctcatctattccaagacgcaagaaGAGCATAAGCGACACTTGCACCTTATCCTTGAACTCCTTCGTGCTGAACGtctatatgccaaattctccaagtgtgaattttggctaaaagaggttcaattccttggtcatactgtcaacgaacttggaattcacgttgaccccacaaaaatcgaagctgtgaaaaattggatcacacctaaatctccgtctaaaattcgctcgtttcttggtcttgctggttactatcgtcgtttcatctccaacttttcaaaaatcgctgttcctttgacctccttgactcaaaaagagagaccttttgtttggggtcccgaacaagaggaatcttttcaaacgctcaaggacatgctttgcaatgctcctatcctaacgcttcctgatggtaacgatgattttgtcgtgtattgcgacgcttcaaaccttggccttggttgtgtccttatgcaacgtgacaaggttatcgcttacgcatcgagacaactcaaaattcatgagaaaaactatactacccacgaccttgaacttggtgcagtcgtttttgcgttgaagatttggcgacactacctttatggtactaaatgtgtggtcttcaccgaccataagagccttcaacacatcttcaaccaaaaggaactaaacatgcgtcaacgtcgttgggtggaattgttaaacgactacgattgcgaaatcaaataccacccaggaAAAGCGAATGTAGTAGCTGACGCTCTTAGTCATAAAACTCATGTCAaaagtatccgttgtttccaactcgtccacgatcttcaaaattgcatacgtaacgctcagtacacatccgttaatgagggtaacctctacaacgagatgcaatgtggtgctgaaaatagtctcgtgtccaaatctgatggcattttatactatctcaatcgcatctggattcccaaccgtgatgatcttcgca
This is a stretch of genomic DNA from Helianthus annuus cultivar XRQ/B chromosome 16, HanXRQr2.0-SUNRISE, whole genome shotgun sequence. It encodes these proteins:
- the LOC118488257 gene encoding uncharacterized protein LOC118488257 — encoded protein: MSSSSSKRRKSKKGSTSTAMSQKDCMKFMAKQFAKVLPDIVSKIQTDSPHGSVDSKADKPKPTFQFKQFMASSNAPVRACYKCGDLNHLANVCPQCYQPQQQQQLQQPQQPPHQQQQAQQPARGRAFVITAAQAQNANDVITGTFLVNHIYASCLFDTGADKSFVSLEFEQLLKCKRSKLPKSFAVEVANGKSVTVDSVLPNCSLILNDHTFSINLIPMQMGLDDEPPTSCGCVSGTESGWERLTGINELSYGKFVNTQFSKYDANPASSGHGE